A segment of the Chloroflexota bacterium genome:
CCTCTTTGATGCCATGTGGCAACGCCATACCTATGCCACAACAGGATCCCGCATAGTCGTTGACTTCCAGGTCAATGGTTACCCAATGGGTTCGGAAATATTCAGCGATGACACCACTGTCACCATATATTGCTCGGTAAAGGCTACAGCACCGTTGAAGTGCGTGGAGATGTGGAAATATTCCAGCTCCAAGGGATATGAGCTGTTCTCTCTAGATGGAAAAGGGCAATCCGATTTGGAGACCGAGTTCAAAGACGAAGCATTCGACGAAAGCTCATTCTATTTTGCCCGTATAGTCCAAACAGATGGCCACTTAGCCTGGGCCAGCCCGGTATGGGTTGATAAATAAAAGTATCTAAACAGCACCACACCTGCGATTAACTTCAGGCCTCTGCCTCACCGACAAATATCAGACTTTCCGCCGCGGCAATCTAGTCAATAAAGACCATTCTTTTTCAAACACGTATTTCCAGATTACAGCTGCTATAATACCGCCTACTATGGGAGCTACCCAGAAGAGCCAGAGTTGGGAAAGTGCCGCGCCGCCAACGAAAACCGCCGGGCCTAAACTTCTTGCTGGATTGACCGATGTTCCGGTTATCGGAATTCCTACCAAGTGTATCAGCACCAGGGACAAGCCAATTGACAGACCGGCAAAGCCCTTAGGTGACTCCTTGCTCGTGGAGCCGAAAATCACAAACAGGAACAATGCGGTTAGAACAATTTCTGTCAAACAACATGCAGCCAAAGAATAGCCACCAGGGGAATTAGCTCCAAAGCCATTCTGCCCTAGCCCATTTACCGCCAACGAGTAGCTAGGTATGCCTTTTGCGATTGCCAAGAGAATACCGGCGGCGATTATGGCACCAATGCATTGAGCAATGATGTAAAACACTGTGTCTTTCCAATTCATCTTGCGGGCAGTGAGCATGGCAATGCTTATAGCTGGATTGATGTGGCACCCAGATATACTCCCAATCGCGTAGACCATGGCCAGCACCGTCAAGCCGAATGCAAATGATATCCCAAGGAACCCAATATGCTGACCTGCAATCACGGCACTCCCACACCCTACGAGAACCAAAGCAAACGTCCCTATTAGCTCAGCTACATACTTCTTCATGCGTACCTCCTTATTTTTAGTGCTTACCTAGTTCCATGCCGGCGTCAACTTGCCCTCAGGGCTCTGCCAGTTGGGCATCCAGACCAGCGTAGTCAGGCGCACAGAAATATCTTTCTTTGCCGGTCTAACAATAACTTTCTCCAGCTCCTCGGTTAGTGGGTCACTTTTAGCTGCCAGCGCCTCCGTCTCAGCTTTCAAAGACGACTCGAGCTCCTGCAGCCTCTGTTGATAAGTGGCCACTGTTTCTTGGGCTTGTTTTATGTCCTGGGACTCCTTCATGATACGGCTGGCGCCACGCACTGCCGTTGTGGCACGTCCCAAAGACGAATAGCTAACTGCCTTGCGACCCACAAACGCGCTCAGCAGTGTTGCCCCTACCGATACAGCGGTCTGCATTTTTTGCTGCTTGGCTTGCTCTGCCTCACGCTCAACCGCCTGCTGGGCTCTGCGAACCTGCTCCTCAAGTGTAGCCATCTTCGACGCATATTTCTGCCGAAGTTTTTCTGTTGCCTCATCTCGCTGCTCACGGGCATCTTGCTGTAACCTTATCCGAAAATCGCGTTCCGACTCACCTAAATTCGAGAACTGCTTGAGAGTCGGGCTTCTGAGTAGTTCCAGCTTCTGGTTCCTGTAAAGCCAGTCGGCAAAATCCTTATTCCAGCCACCGTAGTTTCTAGCGTTGCCCGTTGCTGCGGGTAGCTGAGAATACTGGGCTGGTTCATTGGGCGATTTGTCCAAATCGGATATGTTAAAGCTGGCTACTGCCGAGTTATCCCAGTTCACCGCTATAGGATCTTCCGTTATTTGGGTGACAAACGTAGATTCCTGGGCGACATCCACCCCGGTCTTGATATCGGCAAAATGAACCTGCGCTAATCCGAGCAGCATGGGATTGTAGATCAGGGTCTGTCCTGTCGGCTGGCTGCCGCGGATAGGAATAAAATATTGGGAAATATCCGGCGGTAGCAACGGACGTTCAGCCTTTTTGGCAGTAGCACTTACGGCTGCGGCTGGGGCCTGATAGGCAGAAACACCGGGCGAAGATGGAACTTGTGCTGCAGCACCTACAACGGGTTTACCAATTATAGTAGATCTCTTCGGATCCATAAGCAATTTAATCTGATTTCGGGTAACAGGCCCCCTGAGGTACGACATAGCCCACCGGGTTTCGAAAATTTCTGGGGCATCCTCATGGACATCGTTCATCAAGAAAATACGGCTACCGAGCCCG
Coding sequences within it:
- the aqpZ gene encoding aquaporin Z encodes the protein MKKYVAELIGTFALVLVGCGSAVIAGQHIGFLGISFAFGLTVLAMVYAIGSISGCHINPAISIAMLTARKMNWKDTVFYIIAQCIGAIIAAGILLAIAKGIPSYSLAVNGLGQNGFGANSPGGYSLAACCLTEIVLTALFLFVIFGSTSKESPKGFAGLSIGLSLVLIHLVGIPITGTSVNPARSLGPAVFVGGAALSQLWLFWVAPIVGGIIAAVIWKYVFEKEWSLLTRLPRRKV